From Zingiber officinale cultivar Zhangliang chromosome 5B, Zo_v1.1, whole genome shotgun sequence, the proteins below share one genomic window:
- the LOC121984829 gene encoding double-stranded RNA-binding protein 6-like: MYKNQLQELAQRSCFNLPSYTCIREGPDHAPRFKATVNFNGEVFESPSFCLTLRQAEHSAAEVALNALSHRGPSHSLAARILDETGVYKNLLQEIAQRVGAPLPSYTTVRSGLGHLPVFTCTVELAGIIFTGEPAKNKKQAEKNAALAAWSSLKQLAKVSASSSNEQTNNDEQEQITIARALLHYRLKEKMTMANNPNATPFPKKFPIQPDKRPSSLQPPSVSKILPLIRQKSAPRVRATSPGIKDVTRTSTYQQGEYQTFRPQHFPVRGAAPYFPVGHFNRSCHGMAPPVTIRTAVPVFSAPPLQPPASQVCPPPPPGIGHTQIRLASPVRIRQAVPVFAASPPIPPTTTVIASQSKEGTPALASSPLVKESVSANASGPPVQVKESMTSSKELSPVTTPDVPVLIKEPPLSVQIHDPSVVPIACPPKSSIPTKDTLDARDAKDLAESESTAMESLRRLEI; this comes from the exons ATGTATAAGAACCAGCTGCAGGAGCTGGCACAACGGAGCTGCTTCAACCTGCCGTCCTATACGTGCATACGGGAGGGGCCGGATCACGCACCGAGGTTCAAGGCGACCGTGAACTTTAATGGGGAAGTGTTCGAGAGCCCGAGCTTCTGCTTGACGCTGCGGCAGGCGGAGCACTCGGCCGCGGAAGTGGCGCTCAACGCGCTCTCCCATCGCGGACCCTCCCATTCCCTAGCTGCCCGGATCTTG GATGAGACGGGAGTTTATAAGAACCTTCTACAGGAAATTGCCCAGAGAGTTGGGGCACCTTTGCCTTCATATACAACAGTCCGTTCAGGTCTTGGACATCTACCTGTTTTTACGTGCACTGTGGAACTTGCTGGAATCATATTTACAGGTGAACCAGCTAAGAACAAGAAGCAAGCGGAGAAAAATGCTGCTTTAGCAGCATGGTCTTCACTGAAACAAT TGGCAAAGGTGTCAGCAAGCTCATCAAATGAGCAGACAAACAACGACGAGCAGGAGCAGATAACTATTGCCCGAGCTCTTCTCCACTACCGCCTAAAGGAAAAGATGACCATGGCCAACAACCCTAATGCAACTCCTTTTCCAAAGAAGTTTCCAATCCAACCCGACAAAAGACCCTCTTCACTGCAACCTCCATCTGTATCGAAAATACTACCTCTCATCCGCCAAAAATCTGCTCCAAGAGTCCGCGCGACATCCCCTGGAATAAAAGATGTCACTCGAACATCTACATACCAGCAGGGTGAGTACCAAACTTTTAGGCCCCAACATTTCCCAGTTCGAGGAGCAGCACCATACTTTCCAGTTGGGCACTTCAATAGGTCTTGCCATGGCATGGCACCTCCTGTGACAATTAGGACGGCTGTGCCAGTCTTCTCAGCCCCGCCCCTTCAGCCACCAGCATCACAGGTGTGCCCACCTCCTCCCCCTGGTATTGGTCACACTCAAATCCGCTTGGCTTCCCCTGTTCGCATTCGACAAGCTGTGCCTGTCTTTGCTGCTTCGCCACCAATCCCACCCACGACTACTGTGATTGCATCTCAATCAAAGGAAGGAACACCAGCCTTAGCATCCTCTCCTTTAGTTAAGGAATCTGTATCAGCTAATGCATCAGGCCCACCTGTTCAGGTAAAAGAATCCATGACATCGTCCAAGGAACTGTCACCTGTTACTACCCCAGATGTTCCAGTTCTTATAAAGGAACCTCCACTCTCAGTTCAGATACATGATCCGTCAGTTGTTCCCATTGCCTGCCCTCCAAAGAGTTCCATCCCAACCAAAGACACTCTGGATGCTCGTGATGCAAAGGACCTGGCAGAGTCTGAATCTACTGCAATGGAGAGCTTGAGACGACTAGAGATATGA
- the LOC121984830 gene encoding zinc finger CCCH domain-containing protein 24-like translates to MASMEMTALAASPSDELEQASTEPTVAGTVNDALDIDGVGGKRKRDEEAEEKGGEEESARDAGDREPYWKTSLCSFYRRKSGREGCSHGDSCRYAHGEAELRPRPDKTWDPTSERAKKILRDGNDGNEDSLAPEVQGMAVDLTSLDKCLIGLPRKWSSDNLKSFLDGQGILCKTAKKKKGMSVGFVTFDNTEQLKRAIEVLNENTTSGQKQIKVADANRRSYQMKVEKQIPPNQNKGQVVNGELCTNYTMPSYSFEADDSVGKDTTIGEGFASVTKTARDVVTPSADIPYSDQLEQKMKTLTQTLKKLTRNARKACPPSVSLPEWIMKSREAGGLPCKLEGILESPLTNGYRNKCEFSVGYSLHGKPTVGFMVGSFREGITAIEEPINCPNVSRISYEFALAFQEFLQSSALPVWNRIENKGFWRQFTVREGRKSSQVTTNKVAEIEIAEVMLIIQVCSTDVDEEVMKNDFQRMVQTLVLGAAACSPPLPLTVIVVQDYQGISNAAPADCPLIPLMIPKVEPIPSDDKHAIEARIHDYISNLCFSISPTAFFQVNTLAAERLYSLAGDWADLNRDTLLFDICCGTGTIGLTLAHRVGMVVGIEMNASAVSDAQRNAMINGITNCRFVCSKAEDIMGALLKEYLDVPEHNGSISGISCKGVEGSVEEKIKDDSVASEGPDEDLNDSSEGNCSTDHSDLTRNDQVCKTMNLHICTSKDKDGADIPQFKNVVAIVDPPRVGLHPVVIKSLRTHPRIRRLVYISCNPESLVANAIELCTPTADEPEKAKGNRGWRKMSSAGLARHRTKSMPKSEPFRPVRVMAVDMFPHTPHCEMVMLLER, encoded by the exons ATGGCCTCCATGGAGATGACGGCGCTCGCGGCTTCTCCCAGCGACGAACTCGAGCAGGCCAGCACCGAGCCGACCGTTGCCGGAACCGTTAACGATGCGTTGGATATTGACGGAGTTGGCGGAAAGCGAAAGAGGGACGAGGAGGCGGAGGAGAaaggaggggaagaagaaagtGCTCGGGACGCCGGCGATAGGGAGCCATACTGGAAAACGAGTCTTTGCTCGTTTTACAGAAGGAAGTCCGGTCGAGAGGGGTGTAGCCATGGAGACTCTTGCCGCTACGCACACGGCGAGGCGGAGCTCCGCCCTCGCCCGGATAAGACGTGGGACCCGACCTCAGAGCGGGCCAAGAAGATCCTTAGGGATGGCAATGATGGAAATGAGGATTCTTTGGCGCCCGAGGTCCAAGGCATGGCAGTTGATCTTACTTCGCTTGATAAATGCCTCATTGGTTTGCCCAGGAAATGGTCATCAGACAACCTGAAGAGCTTCCTCGATGGTCAG GGAATTCTCTGTAAAACAGCTAAAAAGAAGAAGGGTATGAGTGTGGGTTTTGTGACATTTGACAATACGGAACAGCTAAAAAGGGCAATTGAG GTATTGAATGAGAACACTACATCTGGGCAAAAACAAATAAAAGTTGCAGATGCAAACCGCAGGTCTTATCAAATGAAAGTTGAAAAACAAATCCCTCCAAATCAAAATAAAGGGCAAGTTGTGAATGGGGAACTATGCACTAACTATACCATGCCTTCATACTCATTTGAGGCTGATGATTCAGTTGGAAAAGACACTACCATAGGGGAAGGTTTTGCTTCAGTGACAAAAACTGCACGTGATGTGGTTACTCCATCGGCTGATATACCGTATAGTGATCAGTTGGAACAGAAGATGAAAACTCTTACTCAAACACTTAAAAAACTT ACACGGAATGCACGCAAAGCTTGTCCTCCCTCTGTTTCTTTGCCAGAATGGATAATGAAATCTAGGGAAGCTG GTGGTCTTCCTTGCAAACTTGAGGGCATATTGGAATCACCGTTAACCAATGGGTATCGGAACAAATGCGAGTTTTCAGTTGGTTACTCATTGCATGGTAAACCAACTGTTGGCTTTATGGTTGGAAGTTTCAG GGAGGGGATAACAGCAATTGAAGAACCTATCAACTGCCCAAATGTGTCTAGAATATCCTATGAATTTGCTTTGGCCTTTCAGGAGTTTCTACAGTCATCAGCATTGCCTGTATGGAACAGAATTGAGAATAAAGGATTTTGGCGTCAGTTTACA GTTCGGGAAGGAAGGAAATCCAGCCAGGTGACCACTAACAAAGTTGCAGAAATTGAGATTGCAGAGGTCATGTTAATAATTCAG GTTTGCTCAACTGATGTGGATGAAGAAGTAATGAAAAATGACTTTCAGAGAATGGTCCAGACACTTGTACTTGGAGCAGCTGCTTGTTCTCCTCCACTTCCTCTCACAGTAATAGTTGTCCAG GATTATCAAGGGATATCAAATGCCGCTCCTGCTGATTGCCCTTTGATCCCATTGATGATACCAAAAGTAGAACCAATTCCATCAGATGATAAACATGCAATTGAAGCAAGAATTCATGATTATATAAGCAATCTCTGCTTCTCCATATCACCCACAGCTTTTttccaa GTTAACACTCTTGCTGCAGAGAGATTGTACTCACTGGCTGGTGATTGGGCTGATCTCAATAGAGACACATTACTTTTTGACATATGCTGTGGGACAGGAACAATTGGACTCACCTTAGCCCACCGTGTTGGCATG GTTGTCGGTATTGAAATGAATGCATCAGCAGTTTCAGATGCACAAAGAAATGCAATGATTAATGGCATAACGAATTGCAGGTTTGTCTGCAGCAAG GCAGAGGATATAATGGGGGCCTTACTGAAGGAGTATCTTGATGTTCCAGAGCATAATGGCAGTATTTCTGGGATCAGTTGTAAAG GTGTAGAAGGCTCTGTTGAGGAAAAAATAAAGGATGATTCAGTGGCATCTGAAGGTCCAGATGAGGATTTAAATGACTCTTCTGAAGGAAACTGCTCAACAGATCATAGCGATCTTACCAGGAATGATCAAGTTTGCAAAACGATGAATCTGCACATCTGCACTTCTAAAGACAAGGATGGAGCAGATATACCTCAATTTAAGAATGTTGTTGCTATTGTTGATCCACCACGAGTTGGACTTCATCCTGTT GTGATCAAATCTCTAAGGACTCATCCACGCATAAGGCGACTTGT CTATATCTCTTGTAATCCCGAAAGTTTGGTCGCTAATGCCATTGAGCTTTGCACTCCAACTGCCGATGAGCCAGAGAAAGCAAAAGGCAATAGAGGATGGCGGAAAATGAGTAGTGCCGGCCTTGCCCGGCATCGGACTAAATCAATGCCCAAGTCAGAGCCATTCCGCCCAGTCAGGGTGATGGCAGTGGATATGTTTCCGCATACTCCCCACTGTGAGATGGTGATGCTTCTTGAGCGCTAA